Proteins co-encoded in one Kribbella solani genomic window:
- the ispH gene encoding 4-hydroxy-3-methylbut-2-enyl diphosphate reductase — protein MQVGRVGWGRRKVLLAGPRGFCAGVERAVEVVERLLAAGSGPVFVRKQIVHNTQVVADLAARGAVFVDNLDEVPRGATVVFSAHGVSPSVRRDAAERGLNVVDATCPLVTKVHQEARKYAAAGDTVVLIGHAGHEEVEGTLGEAPERTVLVEDLQDVDNLQVDDPTRVAYLTQTTLAVDETTALIDALRNKFPGARGPGTADICYATTNRQAAVSEIAERAQLIIVVGSANSSNSRRLVEIAIRSGTTAYLVDRADEVEPDWLDGVSVIGLTAGASAPLVLVDEVIARIGEYGPVDVVEHTVTRETVRFTLPPEVR, from the coding sequence ATGCAGGTGGGGCGGGTGGGGTGGGGTCGGCGGAAGGTTTTGTTGGCGGGGCCTCGGGGGTTTTGTGCGGGGGTGGAGCGAGCGGTGGAGGTTGTTGAGCGGTTGCTTGCAGCCGGGTCGGGGCCGGTGTTTGTTCGCAAGCAGATTGTTCACAATACTCAGGTTGTCGCGGACCTCGCCGCTCGTGGGGCGGTCTTTGTTGACAATCTTGATGAGGTGCCTCGCGGTGCCACCGTCGTGTTCTCGGCCCACGGTGTCTCGCCGTCGGTCCGGCGCGATGCGGCCGAGCGCGGGCTGAATGTGGTCGACGCGACGTGTCCTCTGGTCACCAAAGTGCATCAGGAAGCGCGTAAGTACGCCGCGGCCGGCGACACCGTCGTACTGATCGGCCACGCCGGGCACGAGGAAGTGGAGGGGACTCTCGGCGAGGCGCCGGAGCGGACAGTCCTGGTCGAGGATCTGCAGGATGTCGACAATCTACAAGTCGACGATCCCACCAGAGTCGCCTACCTGACCCAGACCACGCTCGCGGTCGACGAGACCACCGCGCTGATCGATGCCCTGCGCAACAAGTTCCCCGGCGCCCGCGGACCCGGCACCGCCGACATCTGTTACGCGACGACGAACCGTCAGGCAGCGGTGTCCGAGATCGCCGAACGTGCGCAACTGATCATCGTGGTCGGATCGGCCAACTCCTCCAACTCGCGCCGGCTGGTGGAGATCGCGATCCGCTCCGGCACGACCGCGTACCTGGTCGACCGTGCCGACGAGGTCGAACCGGATTGGCTGGACGGCGTCAGCGTCATCGGGCTGACGGCCGGTGCATCGGCTCCCCTGGTGCTGGTTGACGAGGTGATCGCGCGGATCGGGGAGTACGGTCCGGTCGACGTCGTCGAACATACGGTGACGCGGGAGACGGTCAGGTTCACGTTGCCGCCGGAGGTGCGGTGA
- a CDS encoding DUF4239 domain-containing protein, which yields MSLFVSGLLWVGGIMIVTAVLAVVLRKWRQREGREANNEVAGQVFTVVGGVNVVIAAFVLISLFDGMDSANRTAYDEANALVAVQWAGEALAPQDRTRVRQLTRAYATEVSDREWPAMRNGREVDDQGWTLLASLQKTVEHAKTTSERQEDRRVQAANQVWMVYQARQSRLNSSGSGVSEVVWFAILIGSVMSVALMFMFGGPGLYSYAFIVAMLSGAIGLLLFAIYQLQNPFSGGADVGPDAFVAAISRLNDGG from the coding sequence ATGAGCCTGTTCGTCAGCGGGTTGCTCTGGGTCGGCGGCATCATGATCGTCACCGCGGTCCTCGCCGTCGTACTGCGCAAGTGGCGTCAGCGCGAAGGGCGGGAGGCGAACAACGAAGTCGCGGGCCAGGTCTTCACCGTGGTCGGCGGGGTGAACGTGGTGATCGCGGCGTTCGTACTGATCTCGCTGTTCGACGGCATGGACAGCGCGAACCGGACGGCGTACGACGAGGCGAACGCGCTGGTCGCGGTGCAGTGGGCCGGGGAGGCGCTCGCACCGCAGGACCGGACCCGCGTACGCCAACTGACGCGCGCGTACGCGACCGAAGTGTCGGACCGGGAATGGCCGGCGATGCGGAACGGACGTGAGGTCGACGATCAGGGCTGGACGTTGCTCGCGTCACTGCAGAAGACGGTGGAGCACGCGAAGACGACGAGCGAGCGGCAGGAGGACCGCCGGGTCCAGGCGGCGAACCAGGTCTGGATGGTATACCAGGCAAGACAGTCCCGGCTGAACTCGAGCGGCAGCGGGGTCAGCGAGGTGGTGTGGTTCGCGATCCTGATCGGCAGTGTGATGTCGGTGGCGCTGATGTTCATGTTCGGCGGGCCGGGGTTGTACTCGTACGCGTTCATCGTCGCGATGCTGTCCGGCGCGATCGGACTGCTCCTGTTCGCGATCTACCAACTACAGAACCCGTTCAGCGGCGGCGCGGACGTCGGCCCCGACGCCTTCGTGGCAGCCATCTCCCGATTGAACGACGGTGGATGA
- a CDS encoding DHA2 family efflux MFS transporter permease subunit translates to MSGSERWVLGLASVGSVMVALDTLVVAAALTTIRADLGASAEGLEWTVNAYGLSFAMLLMTAAALGDRLGRRRMYAAGLALFTVASVACAMAANLPFLIAARAVQGVGAAMVMPLAIGLLGAAFPPERRARAIGVFSGLTGIAVLGGPLIGGPLIGGAVTEGLCWQWIFWINVPIGVVAIALVLTKIPESTGPARRLDLVGAVLISLAALGLVWGTVRGESAGWTSAEVLTGFAGGIVLLIAFGLWERRTKHAMVPLTFFRNRTFTAANAAGFFLTAALFSAVFFLSQYMQAVLGSAPLKAGLQLLPWTGTLFIVGPIAGRLVDRVGERSLVVVGLALQSAGMFWISRGAEHYWELILPLVITGCGVSLAMPAAQSAAMAALPPHAVGIASGVYSMTRQLGGAAGVAVLGSVFASAGGYTGNGFSRALAGGGVLSLLGAVAGLAIATRRTTEPNLANPAAAQAAGARAAQAAEAAQAAEAAQAAEAAQAAEAARAAGAKAVEGAR, encoded by the coding sequence ATGAGCGGTTCGGAGCGGTGGGTCTTGGGGCTGGCTTCGGTGGGGTCGGTGATGGTGGCGCTGGACACCTTGGTGGTGGCCGCGGCGCTGACGACCATTCGGGCTGATCTCGGGGCGTCGGCCGAGGGGCTGGAGTGGACGGTCAATGCCTATGGGCTGAGTTTCGCGATGTTGTTGATGACGGCGGCCGCGTTGGGTGACCGTCTGGGGCGGCGGCGGATGTACGCGGCCGGGCTCGCGCTTTTCACGGTTGCTTCGGTCGCGTGTGCGATGGCGGCGAATCTGCCGTTCCTGATCGCGGCGCGCGCGGTACAGGGCGTCGGCGCGGCGATGGTGATGCCGCTGGCGATCGGCCTGCTCGGTGCGGCGTTTCCGCCGGAGCGCCGGGCGCGGGCGATCGGGGTCTTCAGCGGCCTGACCGGGATCGCGGTGCTCGGCGGACCGTTGATCGGCGGACCGTTGATCGGCGGCGCGGTCACCGAAGGGCTGTGCTGGCAGTGGATTTTCTGGATCAACGTACCGATCGGCGTGGTCGCGATCGCGCTCGTGCTCACCAAGATCCCGGAGAGCACCGGCCCGGCGCGACGGCTCGACCTGGTCGGCGCGGTGCTGATCAGTCTCGCCGCACTCGGTCTCGTCTGGGGCACCGTACGCGGTGAATCGGCCGGCTGGACGAGTGCGGAAGTACTGACCGGCTTCGCGGGCGGGATCGTGCTGCTGATCGCCTTCGGGCTGTGGGAGCGGCGTACGAAGCACGCGATGGTCCCGCTGACGTTCTTCCGGAACCGGACGTTCACCGCGGCGAACGCGGCCGGCTTCTTCCTCACCGCGGCCTTGTTCAGCGCAGTGTTCTTCCTCTCCCAGTACATGCAGGCCGTACTCGGATCCGCACCCCTGAAGGCCGGCCTGCAACTACTTCCATGGACCGGGACGTTGTTCATCGTCGGACCGATCGCCGGCCGGCTGGTGGATCGGGTCGGCGAACGTTCGCTGGTCGTGGTCGGTCTCGCGCTGCAGTCGGCCGGCATGTTCTGGATCAGCCGTGGCGCGGAGCATTACTGGGAACTGATCCTGCCCTTGGTGATCACCGGTTGTGGAGTCTCGCTGGCGATGCCCGCGGCGCAGAGTGCGGCGATGGCAGCGCTGCCGCCGCATGCGGTCGGGATCGCGTCCGGCGTCTACAGCATGACGCGCCAGCTCGGCGGTGCGGCCGGGGTCGCCGTACTCGGATCGGTGTTCGCGTCGGCCGGCGGGTACACCGGTAACGGTTTCTCGCGGGCGCTCGCCGGCGGCGGCGTACTGTCGTTGCTCGGGGCCGTCGCGGGCCTGGCGATCGCCACCCGGCGTACCACCGAGCCGAACCTGGCGAATCCGGCGGCTGCCCAGGCGGCGGGCGCGAGGGCTGCCCAGGCCGCGGAGGCTGCCCAGGCCGCGGAGGCTGCCCAGGCCGCGGAGGCTGCCCAGGCCGCGGAGGCTGCCCGGGCCGCTGGGGCGAAGGCGGTGGAAGGAGCTCGATGA
- a CDS encoding sigma-70 family RNA polymerase sigma factor, whose amino-acid sequence MNLEEEFARHRGELVAHCYRLLGSLHDAEDAVQETYLRAWRGHADFEHRSTIRTWLYRIATNVCLNLLQHSSRRVVPSALGAPGNDPDDLHASALEVPWLEPFPDQLLGADPATVVGDRESLRLAMVAAMQHLPPRQRAVLILREVLTWPAADVASLLDTTTAAVNSSLQRARAELARQRPREDELSEPHEPLRRALLDQFQAAMENKDLVVLEGLFAADARWEMPPIPTWFSGRTDVLRLLESKLRPGPGQRVLVETSANGQPAFAMYLRGADGRYHAHSIKVLTLRKDVVSAVIAFHHPALFPAFGLPLIRRS is encoded by the coding sequence ATGAACCTTGAGGAGGAGTTCGCGCGGCATCGGGGCGAGCTGGTCGCGCACTGCTACCGGTTGCTCGGTTCGCTGCACGACGCCGAGGACGCGGTCCAGGAAACGTACCTGCGCGCTTGGCGCGGGCACGCGGACTTCGAACACCGGTCCACCATCCGGACCTGGTTGTACCGGATCGCGACCAACGTGTGCCTCAATCTCCTCCAGCACAGCAGCCGGCGCGTGGTCCCGTCCGCGCTCGGTGCCCCCGGCAACGATCCGGACGACCTGCACGCGTCGGCACTCGAAGTGCCCTGGCTGGAGCCGTTCCCGGATCAGTTGCTCGGCGCCGACCCGGCCACCGTGGTCGGCGACCGGGAGAGTCTGCGGCTCGCGATGGTTGCCGCGATGCAACATCTTCCGCCGCGGCAGCGCGCCGTACTGATCCTGCGTGAGGTACTCACCTGGCCGGCCGCCGACGTCGCCTCGCTGCTCGACACCACAACGGCCGCCGTGAACAGTTCGTTGCAGCGGGCGCGGGCCGAGCTCGCCCGGCAGCGCCCGCGCGAAGACGAGTTGAGCGAACCGCACGAACCGTTGCGCCGCGCGTTGCTCGACCAGTTCCAGGCGGCGATGGAAAACAAGGACCTCGTCGTGCTGGAAGGGCTGTTCGCCGCGGACGCCCGGTGGGAGATGCCGCCGATTCCGACCTGGTTCAGTGGGCGTACGGACGTACTGCGCCTGCTCGAATCGAAGTTGCGTCCAGGACCCGGTCAACGCGTACTGGTCGAGACGTCGGCGAACGGACAGCCCGCCTTCGCGATGTACCTGCGCGGCGCCGACGGCCGGTACCACGCGCATTCGATCAAAGTGCTGACGCTGCGGAAGGACGTTGTCTCGGCTGTCATCGCGTTCCACCACCCTGCCCTTTTCCCAGCCTTCGGGCTGCCACTGATCAGGAGATCTTGA
- a CDS encoding isocitrate lyase/PEP mutase family protein has translation MSSATVLRALHVPGTPLVVPNAWDAASARLIEAAGFAAVATSSNATAAVLGYDDGEAAPVQDVLDSAARIARAVSVPVTVDFERGYRLDPAELVERFAATGAVGLNLEDSDPATGAMIDPGEQADFLAAVRAVAGDTLVINARIDAFLRQAGSAEDQLSTAIDRAARYFTAGADCVYPIGVGDLDLIGRLVKEAPGPVNVAYGQGANTIAAYAARGVARVSFGPMFQRHLYGTFARSVLPTLQADRNPFAG, from the coding sequence ATGTCATCGGCAACTGTTTTGCGGGCATTGCACGTTCCGGGTACGCCGCTGGTCGTACCGAATGCCTGGGATGCCGCGTCCGCGCGGCTGATCGAAGCGGCCGGGTTCGCGGCCGTCGCCACCAGCAGCAACGCCACGGCGGCGGTTCTCGGGTACGACGACGGGGAGGCCGCACCGGTTCAGGACGTGCTGGATTCCGCCGCGCGGATCGCTCGCGCGGTATCCGTACCGGTCACCGTCGACTTCGAGCGCGGCTACCGGCTCGACCCGGCGGAACTGGTCGAACGGTTCGCCGCCACCGGCGCCGTCGGCCTGAATCTGGAGGACTCCGACCCGGCGACCGGCGCGATGATCGACCCGGGCGAGCAGGCCGACTTCCTGGCCGCGGTCCGCGCCGTGGCGGGTGACACCCTTGTCATCAACGCCCGGATCGACGCGTTCCTGCGCCAGGCCGGCTCGGCTGAGGATCAGCTGAGCACCGCGATCGACCGCGCCGCCCGCTATTTCACGGCCGGCGCCGACTGCGTGTACCCGATCGGGGTCGGCGATCTGGACCTGATCGGCCGGCTGGTCAAGGAGGCGCCGGGCCCGGTGAACGTCGCGTACGGGCAAGGCGCCAACACCATAGCCGCGTACGCGGCGCGCGGCGTCGCGCGGGTGAGCTTCGGCCCGATGTTCCAGCGGCATCTCTACGGGACGTTCGCCAGGAGCGTACTCCCCACGCTGCAGGCGGACCGGAATCCGTTTGCCGGGTGA
- a CDS encoding antitoxin produces the protein MGMFDEMKDKAGDLAKEHSDQVNEGLDKAGEFADEKTGGKFGDQIDQGKDMARDQLGNLGGDGDGDSADNQS, from the coding sequence ATGGGTATGTTCGACGAGATGAAGGACAAGGCCGGAGACCTGGCCAAGGAGCACAGCGACCAGGTCAACGAAGGTCTGGACAAGGCCGGCGAGTTCGCCGACGAGAAGACCGGCGGCAAGTTCGGTGACCAGATCGACCAGGGCAAGGACATGGCCCGGGACCAGCTGGGCAACCTCGGCGGCGACGGCGACGGCGACTCAGCGGACAACCAGTCCTGA
- a CDS encoding methyltransferase domain-containing protein, giving the protein MSEWTWDESLYAGSAAHYPVGRMAYPKALGVGLRDELGLDGQGRLLDVGCGPGSLTLLLAPYFATVVGVDADADMLAVAAGRASDAGIGNAEWHQSRAEELPGELGVFQVVTFAQSFHWMDQPLVAARIRGMLAPGGRWVQVRATTHRGLDGPDELPRPRPPWDAIDALVARYLGPVRRAGQGVRLNGALPDEEEIMKAAGYEGPDRLIVGGDEIEDRTVEQLVASVFSLSSSAPHLFGTRLPDFEAELRELLTSTADHGRFAERRREIETVIWH; this is encoded by the coding sequence GTGAGCGAATGGACCTGGGACGAGAGCCTGTACGCAGGCAGCGCCGCGCACTATCCGGTCGGGCGAATGGCCTACCCGAAGGCGCTCGGGGTGGGGCTGCGGGACGAGCTCGGACTGGACGGTCAGGGGCGGCTGCTGGACGTCGGATGCGGGCCGGGATCGCTGACTTTGCTGCTGGCGCCGTACTTTGCGACGGTTGTCGGGGTCGACGCGGACGCCGACATGCTGGCGGTTGCCGCCGGGCGGGCCAGTGACGCCGGGATCGGGAACGCGGAGTGGCATCAGTCGCGGGCCGAGGAGTTGCCGGGGGAGCTTGGTGTGTTCCAGGTTGTGACGTTCGCGCAGTCGTTTCATTGGATGGATCAGCCGCTGGTGGCCGCGCGGATTCGCGGCATGCTGGCGCCGGGCGGGCGGTGGGTGCAGGTCCGCGCGACGACGCACCGCGGGCTCGACGGGCCCGACGAACTGCCCCGGCCGAGGCCGCCGTGGGACGCGATCGACGCGCTGGTGGCGCGTTATCTCGGGCCGGTACGCCGCGCCGGGCAGGGCGTACGCCTGAACGGAGCTCTGCCGGATGAAGAGGAGATCATGAAAGCAGCCGGGTACGAAGGGCCGGACCGGCTGATCGTCGGCGGTGACGAGATCGAGGACCGTACTGTCGAGCAGCTGGTCGCGTCAGTGTTCTCGCTGTCGAGCTCGGCGCCGCATCTGTTCGGCACCCGGCTGCCGGACTTCGAGGCCGAGTTGCGCGAGTTGCTGACGAGCACCGCGGACCACGGCAGATTCGCCGAACGCCGCCGCGAAATCGAAACAGTCATCTGGCACTGA
- a CDS encoding alpha/beta fold hydrolase, translated as MELAQRYEKHGRTIAWDRRGQGPAVVFCHGTPFSSRVWSAYADALSNDFTVYLWDMPGYGESSKRVDDPVDFDAQGKVFAELLAYWELDRPRVIAHDYGGAVSLRATLFEEAVYHSLTLVDTVAIPPAGSPFFQFVQDHPTTLDELPEYIHDAVLRAYIQDASHHDLRPDQLDELVAPWLGPEGQPAFYRQIAQFDERYLREIEANLHRLTIPVTVLWGAEDRWIPPATGRKLAGLIPSATHTEIPGSGHLMQYDAPAPLTARLLESLRVR; from the coding sequence ATGGAGCTCGCGCAGCGGTACGAGAAGCACGGACGGACGATTGCCTGGGACCGGCGTGGGCAGGGGCCGGCGGTCGTGTTCTGCCACGGGACACCGTTCTCGTCGCGAGTCTGGAGCGCGTACGCTGATGCCCTGAGCAACGACTTCACGGTATACCTGTGGGACATGCCCGGGTACGGCGAATCGTCCAAGCGGGTTGACGATCCCGTCGACTTCGATGCCCAAGGCAAGGTGTTCGCGGAGCTGCTGGCGTACTGGGAACTGGACCGGCCGCGAGTGATCGCGCACGACTACGGCGGCGCGGTTTCGCTCCGGGCGACCTTGTTCGAAGAAGCGGTATACCATTCGCTGACGCTGGTCGACACGGTCGCGATCCCGCCGGCCGGGTCGCCGTTCTTCCAGTTCGTGCAGGATCATCCGACGACACTCGACGAGCTACCGGAGTACATCCACGACGCGGTGCTTCGGGCGTACATCCAGGACGCCAGTCATCACGATCTGCGGCCCGATCAGCTGGACGAACTGGTGGCGCCGTGGCTCGGGCCGGAAGGGCAGCCGGCGTTCTATCGGCAGATCGCGCAGTTCGACGAGCGGTACCTGCGGGAGATCGAGGCGAACCTGCATCGGCTGACGATCCCGGTGACCGTCCTGTGGGGCGCGGAGGACCGCTGGATACCGCCCGCGACCGGGCGCAAACTGGCCGGCCTGATCCCGTCGGCCACGCACACCGAGATCCCGGGCTCGGGACATCTCATGCAGTACGACGCACCGGCGCCTCTCACCGCGCGATTGCTCGAATCGTTGAGAGTTCGTTGA
- a CDS encoding SDR family NAD(P)-dependent oxidoreductase translates to MTSLRRILVWISGASAGLGAALAATIPFDNPELVDLSRRGGTPGTHHVAVDLADPESWPVVDKDFRQRIEAGDPELVVFIHNAGTLTPLGPADRVDTSQYTRNVLLNSAAAQILGHSFLSAVSGRDCEQHLIMLSSGAARQAHEGESSYGAGKAAIDQWVRTVGLEQQRREHGCRVISVSPGSLDTGMQAELRATSAEQVPVSSRFRELEAQGLLAKPESVARAIWSLLDRDLDNGTVLHIRDIT, encoded by the coding sequence ATGACTTCACTACGACGGATTCTGGTCTGGATTTCCGGCGCCTCGGCGGGTCTCGGGGCCGCGCTGGCGGCGACGATCCCGTTCGACAATCCGGAGCTGGTCGACCTCTCCCGCCGCGGCGGTACGCCGGGAACCCACCACGTCGCGGTCGACCTGGCCGACCCCGAATCCTGGCCGGTCGTGGACAAGGACTTCCGCCAGCGGATCGAGGCCGGTGATCCGGAGCTGGTCGTGTTCATCCACAACGCCGGCACGCTGACACCACTCGGCCCGGCCGATCGGGTCGACACCTCGCAGTACACGCGCAACGTACTGCTCAACTCCGCGGCCGCGCAGATCCTCGGGCACTCGTTCCTGAGCGCGGTGTCCGGGCGGGACTGCGAACAGCACCTGATCATGCTGTCGTCGGGCGCGGCGCGGCAGGCGCACGAGGGTGAGTCGAGCTACGGCGCCGGGAAGGCAGCCATCGACCAATGGGTCCGGACCGTCGGCCTGGAGCAGCAGCGCCGCGAACACGGCTGCCGAGTGATCTCGGTGTCGCCTGGTTCGCTGGACACCGGAATGCAGGCGGAGTTGCGCGCAACATCCGCCGAGCAGGTACCGGTGTCGAGCCGGTTCCGGGAGCTGGAAGCACAGGGCCTGCTCGCCAAACCGGAGTCCGTAGCCCGAGCAATCTGGTCCCTGCTAGACCGAGACCTGGACAACGGCACCGTCCTCCACATCCGCGACATAACCTGA
- a CDS encoding FGGY-family carbohydrate kinase, with protein MSFVIGVDIGTGSTKAVLCTLDGEVVAVARRDHAPNLPRPGWAEMDPIHDWWTQVTEVLTELTTNANATNAFGDTAGGEGFARGVGDAGLSGGVGGAGGGEVVGVCVSGLGPCVVQADGELVPRRPAILYGIDSRATREIAELTEQLGAEAILERCGKELSSQAIGPKLAWLRRDAGDGWRPDDRWFSAHTYVIARLTGEWVLDHHTASQCDPFYDIHQQDWATDWVDAVLPGLVLPPLVWPYEQVGVVHEAAAAATGLAVGTPVIAGTVDAWAEAFSVGVRRPGDLMLMYGSTMFFVQVLPAPTSVRGLWTTSGVEPGSHTLAAGMATSGSITTWLQELTGGIPFATLLAEAAAIPAGSEGLVLLPYFGGERTPIYDPLARGVIAGLTLRHGRGHLLRATYEGIACGVRQILDTFTGTERVVAVGGGTQGGLWAQIVSDVTGVEQVVPRQTIGASYGDALLAAIGIGAVPPDTDWTQADHVVVPDPSTARTYETLLRTYTELYPATRDQIHRLAEQ; from the coding sequence ATGAGCTTCGTCATCGGGGTCGACATCGGTACCGGCAGTACGAAGGCTGTCCTCTGCACGCTCGACGGCGAGGTCGTCGCGGTCGCCCGCCGCGACCACGCCCCAAATCTGCCACGACCGGGCTGGGCAGAGATGGACCCCATCCACGACTGGTGGACTCAGGTAACAGAAGTCCTAACCGAACTAACCACCAACGCAAACGCCACCAACGCCTTTGGTGACACGGCCGGTGGCGAGGGCTTCGCCCGTGGCGTCGGTGACGCTGGGTTGAGTGGTGGGGTTGGGGGTGCTGGTGGTGGGGAGGTTGTTGGTGTTTGTGTTTCTGGGCTTGGGCCGTGTGTGGTTCAGGCTGATGGTGAGCTGGTGCCGCGTCGGCCGGCGATCTTGTATGGGATCGACAGTCGGGCGACCCGTGAAATTGCTGAGCTGACCGAGCAGCTCGGCGCTGAGGCGATCCTTGAGCGGTGTGGGAAGGAGCTCTCCAGTCAGGCGATCGGCCCGAAGCTGGCCTGGTTGCGTCGGGACGCGGGGGATGGGTGGCGCCCGGACGACCGGTGGTTCAGCGCACACACGTACGTCATCGCCCGACTCACAGGCGAATGGGTGCTCGATCACCACACGGCCAGCCAGTGCGACCCGTTCTACGACATTCACCAACAGGACTGGGCCACCGACTGGGTCGACGCGGTGCTGCCTGGCCTCGTGTTGCCGCCGCTGGTCTGGCCGTACGAACAGGTTGGCGTGGTCCACGAAGCAGCAGCCGCGGCGACCGGCCTCGCGGTCGGAACGCCCGTCATCGCGGGCACTGTCGACGCCTGGGCCGAGGCGTTCAGCGTCGGCGTACGACGTCCTGGCGATCTGATGCTCATGTACGGATCGACGATGTTCTTCGTGCAGGTCCTCCCGGCGCCGACCAGTGTCCGCGGTCTCTGGACCACGTCCGGCGTCGAACCGGGATCGCACACCCTCGCGGCCGGCATGGCGACGTCGGGGTCGATCACGACCTGGCTGCAGGAGCTGACCGGTGGTATACCATTTGCGACCCTCCTCGCCGAGGCGGCCGCGATCCCTGCCGGGAGTGAAGGTTTGGTACTCCTGCCGTACTTCGGCGGCGAACGCACCCCCATCTACGATCCGCTCGCACGCGGCGTGATCGCCGGCCTGACCTTGCGGCACGGGCGCGGACATTTGCTCAGGGCAACGTACGAGGGAATCGCCTGTGGAGTACGCCAAATCCTCGACACGTTCACTGGTACGGAACGCGTGGTCGCGGTCGGTGGTGGTACGCAGGGCGGGCTCTGGGCGCAGATCGTCAGCGATGTCACCGGGGTCGAACAGGTGGTCCCGCGGCAGACGATCGGTGCGTCGTACGGCGACGCGCTGCTCGCCGCGATCGGGATCGGGGCGGTGCCGCCGGACACTGATTGGACCCAAGCCGATCACGTTGTCGTGCCCGATCCTTCGACGGCGCGGACGTACGAGACCTTGCTGCGGACGTACACCGAGCTGTACCCGGCAACCCGCGACCAGATCCATCGCCTAGCCGAGCAGTAG